Part of the Sulfobacillus acidophilus DSM 10332 genome, GTCCGGCGCGCACCCCGGGGCATGCGATCTTTCGGCAGATTCGAGAGCTTCGCCCGGGTGAGTATGCGATTTACCGCCCTTCCGGGTTAACCGTACGACCCTATTGGCACTTGGAAAGCCATCCCCATCCCGATTCGGTCGAAAAAACCGCAGAAACCATTGAAGCCTTGTTGTGGGACGCGGTCGAAAAGCAATTGGTGGCGGATGTTCCGGTGGTCACCCTTCTCTCCGGCGGGTTAGACTCCAGCTTGGTCACCGCCATGGCCCAAAAAGCTTTTCGGGAGCAACAGAAAGATGCTCTAGGGACATTTTCCATCCAATTTAAAGATATGGCCCGCTATTTTCGGGATAACGGGTTTCAGACCAATTTGGACGATCCCTGGGTCACCCGCGTGGCCGAATTCCTGGAGACGACGCATCAGCGGGTGGAGTTGGACACTCCCGAGCTGGATGAGTACCTCATTCCGGCTCTTCTGGCTCGCGATGTCCCCGGCCACGCCGATGTCGACACCTCGCTTTTGGTCTTCGCCCAGCATATTAAAGAACGCGCGACGGTGGGCCTCTCCGGCGAAGCCGCCGACGAGATTTTCGGCGGTTATCCTTGGTTTCACCGTGCCGATGCTCTCGCCGCCCATACCTTCCCCTGGTCGCTAAGGCTCCGCGATCGTATCCGCGTATTGGCCCCCGAGCTCATCGACTATCTAAAACCGGAACAGTATGTCCAAGATCGCTATGACGAAGCCTTGGCCGAAGTGCCCCACCTGGCCGGGGAGTCGCCGGAGTCGGCCCGCATTCGAGAAATTGCCTATCTCAGCATCACCCGGTTTTTACCCACGTTATTGGAACGCAAAGACCGGATGACCATGGCGGCCAGCCTCGAGGTGCGAGTCCCCTACTGTGATCATCGCCTCGTGGAATATGTTTGGAACATCCCCTGGGAGATGAAAAACTATGGCGGTCACCCCAAAGGGATTTTACGATTGGCCGCGGAACGCTGGCTGCCTTCGGATGTGGTCTACCGCCGCAAATCGCCCTATCCGTCGACAGTGAACCCGAGCTATTTTTATCGCATGGCTGATCGGCTCCAAGCAATACTGGAGGATACCCACTCGCCTTTGCGACCGCTCGTGAATCAGACGGTACTACGGAACATGATCGCCGCCGGCCCCGATGCCGCGCAAATTCCTTGGTTTGGCCAACTGATGGGCAATGCTCAGCTCTTTGCCTTTTTGATTCAAACCGATGCGTGGCTCCGCCATTACCACGTGACGTTCGTCTAACCACTAGACGGGGGCCCCGTGACGGAGCCCCCGTGATCACATGCCATTATGCCACTAACGCTTCAATCACGTACGCGACCAGCAATACCACCATGACGATGGTGTTGACCACGATCGACGTTTGGTGCATGCCCTGGAAAGGCCCTGAATTGGGCGACAGATGCTGCATGCGTAAGAGCAGATCATACGCATACCATAACAGTACCCACGCCAATCCGGTTATTGCCGCCAAGAGCCAGCGTCCCGATCGACGGGATGTCCACGCCAAAGCAAGGCCGGCCAAAAACGCCACGCCGCCGGCTATCAACCCAATCGCATAATACAAGGGGAAAATATGGGTGACAAATCGCCCTGAATAGGGCATCGGCACCAAGACAAAAATGTTGGGGGCAATCCCGACAAAAAAGAAAAAAATCGTCCCCAACCAGATCCCGCTGCCTAATCGCCAAAACAATTGACTGAACCGGACTCCCCGCATTCCCTTTTTATCCCCCTTCAACTGCCCCCCATATTATAGCCGGTCCGTCACCAGGATATGGATCGGGCTGACTTGACCCCGGCGGTTAAGTCTGATACAACGAAGGCGACCCACTTCTGCGGTAAAGGATGGACAGCATGCGGCCCAGAGCCCGACTCGTTCAACTCTCGCGCGAAGCACCGCCGGAACAGCTTCGCCTGTCACCCGTCTTGGCGGAAACCGTGGCACGGTCCACCGCCGCCAGCGGAGAACCGGCCGTGATTATTCGCCATCAACCCGCCTATGTGTTGTTAGGTCCCAAAGACCGACGATTGCCCCGCCTTTATGAGGCCGTGCAATGGTTGGAATCGTTGGGCTATCCGGTGTTGATGCGGCTTGGCGGCGGATCCGCCGTTCTCTTGGACGGCCATTGCCTCAGTTTTGGGGTGACCCGCCCTTGCCGCGATTTTACCCAATGGGAGAAAAACTTCCGGGAAATGGCTTGGGGGGCAATTTTAGGATTACGCCAACTCGGCATCCCGGCGGATTTTGGTCGGGCCGAGGGCTCCTATTGCGAAGGCCCGTTTGACCTGGTCGCGAACGGACAGAAAATTGCGGGCATCGCCCAAACCATTCGCGGCGGATATGCCTTGGTCAGCGGCATGGTGCTCTGGGATCAGGATCCGGTGGCCACCACCGCCTTGATTCAAGAGTTTTATGAACGGGCCGGCAGTGACCTCCGCCTCCGGCCGGAGGCGGTAACCGCCTTGGTCCGTTTGCCGGGACAATCCCAGTTAACCCTGGAATCTCTCGAAGCCCGTCTGATCCAAGGGTTTCGCGAACTTTATGATTTGGTCGACCACCCGCTAGAACCGGCCGAATGGGCATTAGCCGAATCGCTTTATCACACCCGGGTTGTCCAACCGACCCACATGAGTACCACCCCGTCGGCGGGATGATATCCGGATTTTCCAAGGAGGCCCCTATGCAAGCAATCATCGAAACCGACAAGGGTCGGATGGTTTTAGACTTATTTCCGGGCGAAGCCCCCGGCACCGTGGCGAATTTTGCCCAACTGGCCCGTTCCGGCTTTTATAACGGATTGACCTTCCATCGGGTCATTCCCAATTTCGTCATTCAAGGCGGATGTCCCCGGGGGGACGGGACCGGCGGCCCCGGATATACCATCAAATGCGAAACCGAAGGCAACCCCCATCAGCACATTCGTGGAGCCCTATCGATGGCCCACCGTGGAAAGGATACGGGTGGCAGTCAATTTTTTATTTGCCACTCGCCCCAACCCCATTTGGATGGCGTCCACACCGTATTTGGACAGTTAGTGGAGGGATTTGACGTGTTAGACGCCATCCGACAGGGCGATCATATGACTCAGGTCCTCATTGTCGAGGATGAGCCCAAATAACGGGTACACCATCGACAGATCGCTTCCATGCGGTGAACCCGGTGCCAGGGTTTCCCTTGGCGACTCATCCCGTGGGATTCGCCGGGATATAAGAGCAGCTCTGCCGTCCGACCCAGATATTTTAAGGCGGCGTAGAGCTGCTCGCCTTGTTCCAGCGGCAACCGCTGATCCTCCATTTGATGTTCGATGAGGACGGGAGTATGAATTTGACCGGCATATTTTAGGGGGGACTGTTGCCAATAGGGTTCAATCTCTTCCCACCAGGGCTTGGTGCCATATTGCGGTACGCGCAAAAAGCCGAGATCACTGGATCCCATCGCACTTAACCGGTTTACCACCGAGCGCATGGTCACCGCGGCACGGAACCGGTCCGTGTGGGAAATGAGCCAGTTGACCATAAATCCTCCGTAGCTGCCCCCGGCGACCCCCAACCGGTGAGCGTCGACCCCGGGGGTTTCCGCCACCGCGGTATCGAGAAGCGCCAGCACATCCTCATAATCGCGAGTGCCCCAATGTCCCTTGATCGCGCCGCAAAACGCCGCGCCATACCCGGTGGATCCCCGGGGATTTCCGTACACGACCGCAAAGCCCCGAGATGCCAAACATTGAAATTCCCACATAAAGCGTTCGCCGTACATGGCCATGGGGCCCCCATGAATCTCTAAAATCGCGGGAACCTTAACGCCCGCGCTTGGCGGTACCAAAATCCAGCCTTGAAGGGGGGTACCGTCCGCCGATATCGCCCGGACCGGCCGAGGCAAAATCGCCTCGCCCTCCGGCACACCAGGCGCCCAAGCCGTCGGTCCGGTTTCCTGCCCTAATCGGGCCAATTGAATGCCGGACGGGTGGCTTTGGTCGGCGACGGCCAGGGCCACGAAATCGCCGCGCACGGCAAAATCGTAGACCACCCGAGGCGCATCCCATAACAATGTCGCCTGATCATGGCTAAATTCCGTTAACACCACGCGACCTTCACGGGAAACCGGCATCCAGATTCGATCCGACCGTCCGTAAGGAAGCATATGCTCCGGTGCCGGCATATCGGTCACACTCTCGTCGCCCACCGACCGGTCCAACATCCCCGAGACATTTTCGACCGCGCCGGACGCGAGATCCAGACGATAAAGGCGGGTCAGCCCGTAGCCATGATCCGCGGGATCCTCGGCACAAAACAATAAGGAGCGCCCGTCTTCACTACGGCCCAGACGGGAAAAAATACCTGGGTTATGGGTCCATACCCGGCGTTGCCCGGTGATTCGGTGCCAGGACTCTATCCGATTAATCAAGGGATGCAGCGGGTGGGGATGATCGCTTGGCCGATGAAAAAAATACAAGGTGTCCCCGCTCTCATCCCAGACGGGTGACGAAAAATCGTCAAACCCGCCGGTTATGACCGTAACCTCCTGTCGGCTCCGACTGACCAGTACCAGTTGATCCCGCCCCCGGTCAAAATACCCGGTTCCGTCGAGCTTGTAATATTGGCGCGTGATATGCCGCACATCCCGGGTGTAATAGGCGTGCCAATCGGACATGCCCCGGCCGGCGGGTGACCGCTCGTCGGAATCCCGCCCCGGACGCAGAATCCCCCCTTCGAGATGCAGCACCACCGCCAACCGGTCGCTATCGGGATGCCAGGCGAAATCTTTCACCGCACCCTCAAAATCGGTTAAGGGCCAGGCTTCGCCGCCGCCCTGAAGTGGCATGATCCAGAGTGCGGCGCTCTTTGACCGCTCCGAGATAAATGCGAGCCAACGGCCATCTGGCGATACCGCCGGCCGGGTATCGGAATTCCCGGCGGTAAACGGCTCAATCCGTTGCCATTCAAGACCTCCAAACACTCCACGCATGATGCGGTGGCAAGACCGGTTAGTAGCCGGATCAAACCATCGTTCGGTAAAAAAGAGCCATGGCTCATGGGGATGAAAAGCCAATTGGCCCCAGGTTCGAATCTGCCATAAGGCCTCCGGTCCCATTATCGTGCCCCCTTAAAAAAAGAGCCGGGGATTGTCCCCGGCTTATGCCTTATCCCCGTGCACCCAGCTTAAAATGTCGCCGGGGGTTACCGGCAAGGTGTTGACCAGGACGCCAAACGGCGCCAACGCATCGGAAATGGCCCCGGCAATGGCCGCCGGCGAGGCAATCAGGCTGCCTTCCCCCATGCCTTTAATGCCCCCTTCCCCTTCCGACGGGGTTTCAATATGTTGGATGGCCATGCGCGGCACATCCGGGGCTTCCGGCAACAAGTAATCCAACAGAGAGGTGGTGGTCAGCTGCCCATGCTCGTCATAGCGCAAAACTTCCAACAAGGCGGACCCGACGCCTTGCGCCACCCCGCCGTGAATCTGCCCTTCGACAATGGTGGGATTGATTAACCGGCCACAGTCGTTGACCACCGCATACCGCGTAACCCGCACCAGACCGGTATGAATATCCACTTCGACTTCCGCAATGTGGGTACCGTTGGAAAAGCTCACCGGCCGCGGCGGCAGATAGCGGGCGGTAATCTCCAATCCAATCGGCAGCCCGGGCGGAATCTTCCGCACGTTCATATAGGCGGTTTCGGCGATTTCGCGAATGGTTACCGCCCGATCGGGCACACCGGCCACCCAGGCCTTCCCCTGGCCCAGTTCGATATCCTCTTCGGCGGCCTCTAAGAGTTGGGCGGCATAGGTTTTCAAACGTTCCCGCATTTGCCTTCCGGCCACTAATGCGGCACCGCCGCCGATAGGGCCGCTACGGCTGCCTCCGGTGCCGCCCCCCAAGGGCGCGCTATCGGTATCCCCGTGCAGTACCACGATGTCTTCCAGCGGGATCCCCAACTGATCGGCCAATATTTGGGCCATCGTCGTCTCATGTCCTTGCCCGGTCGGACCTAACCCGAGCGCGGCGGTTACCTTGCCCGAGGGCTCAATGCGCACGGTACACGATTCATAGCCGATCGATCCCGCTTCCGACGACGCCATCGCCGTCGGCTCCACAAACGCGGAAATCCCGATGCCGAGATAGCGCCCCGCTTGCCGAAGCTCGGCTTGTCGCGCGCGAAACCCGTCATAGTCAATCAACGAAAGCGCCGACTCCAACGACTGGCGGTACGAGCCCGCATCATAGATCATGCCGGCCGCGTTACGATAGGGAAATTGCTCGTCTCGAATCATGTTGCGACGCCGGACCTCGGCCGGATCGAGTCCCAAATGCCGGGCAACCCGATCGACAATCCCCTCTTGAATAAAGGAGGCAATCGGCCCCCAGACGCCTCGGTAGGCCCCCAAGGGCGTCTTGTTGGAATAGGTGCAATCAATCGTCGTGGCCAGATGCGGGATGTCATACGGCCCCGTCAACACGCGAGATGCCAAACTCGTCTCGCCGACCGCTCCGGAATAGGGATACGGGGCAAATGCCCCGCCATCGGCCATTAAATGATCCCGCACGGCAATAATCCGGCCGTCGGCATCAAAGGCGACCTCGACATCGTGGATGTCGTCGCGGGCATGGACATCGCTCAGCAGCGACTCCACCCGGTCGGAAATCCATTTCACCGGACGGTTTAATAGCCGGGCGGCCTCCACCACCACAATGTCTTCCGGGTATGTGGTGGCTTTCATTCCAAATCCCCCGCCCACCTCGGGTACCACGATCCGGACCTGATGTTCGGGAATCCCCATAATCGTCGCGATGTCTTCCCGCATCCGATGCGGCGATTGGGTCGACGCGTAAACGGTCAGCCGTCCCGACGCGGGATCCAACATCGCCAGGGTTCCCCGCGGCTCCAAAGTCACCGCGGTTTGCCGGTTGGTGCGAAACGTTTCCCGAAGATGATAGGGGGCGGCTTGAAACGCCTCCTCAAATCCCTGGGTTCGGTATTCTTTATGATAAAAGACGTTGTCGACGCCCTCGTGAACGCTCCGCGGTTGCCCGGCGATGGCCTGCCGCATGTCCAACACCGGGGTTTTGGGGCGATAGCGCACCGTAATCAATTCGGCCGCGTCTTCGGCAATATACCGTGATTCCGCCACCACCGCCGCCACGGGTTGCCCGACGTAAAACACCGCACCTTGTGCCAGCGCCGGCTGACCCACTTTATAGGCCGACTTCTGCCACAAAAGGTAGGGACAATCGTCCGCCGTCAGTACCCGTACCACGCCAGGCACGGCCAGGGCACGACTGAAGTCAACCGACTCGATAGTCGCGGCCGCGTGCGGTGATCGCACGAACGCCACCTCTAACATCCCCGGCATTTGAATGTCGTCCATAAACCGGCTTCGTCCGGTCAACAACCGGGGGTCTTCGACGCGTGACACCCGGGCTCCCATCATTTGTGGCCGCATCGCCTGTTCCATCGGTTTCGTCCTCCTCACCTATTGGCCACTCGTGTCGGCGGCATCCAGTACCGCATCGACAATAAATTGATACCCGGTACATCGGCAGATGTTGCCCGAGAGTGCCTCCCGTACGCTGTCTTCCGTCAAGGGCTTTTGTTGTTGTAATAAGGCGGTCGCCGTCACCACCATCCCCGGCGTGCAGAATCCGCATTGGAGGGCGTGATGTCGTTGAAACGCCATTTGTAGCGGCGATAGGCCGTCTTCCGGGGTGAGGCCTTCGATAGTGACCACATCATGGCCATCGGCTTGGATTGCAAAGGTCAAACAACTGCGCACCGGCTCGCCGTCCAACAACACGGTACAGGCACCACAAGCGCCTTGCTCACATCCGACATGCGTCCCGGTCAATCCCAGCTGATGGCGTAACACGTCGGCCAGGGTCCAGCGCGGCTCGACGTCTACCGTATGCTGCACACCATTGACGGTTAAACGAATCGATTCCCGTTGATTATTCATCAGCCCATCTCCCTTCGTCCTGTCGCCTGTAGATACGCCCGATGGGCAACCGCTTCCGCTTCATGCCATTTGACGGGATCGGGGGTCATATCGCTGACCGCTTCCGCCAAAATGGCCCGCCAGACCGCGGAATCGGGTCCGATGCGGTCCCGCGCAATCCGGTCAACCCGCACGGGGGTATCCGCTATTCCGAACCAGGTCACCTCCACCGTCTTCGGGTGTACGGTGACATATGCCCCGGCCAGCGCAAAATCTCCGACCCGGCGAGCGACTTCGGAAAATCCCTGGTGACCGACCGCAAAGGGTACCCACACCGATTGAATCACTTCGTCAGGAGCCAGCGCCGTCATATAAAGACCCAAGAAAAACTCTCGGGCGGAAATCTCCCGTATCCCGGCCGGCCCCCGCACCACCAACCGCGCATCCAACGCCACCATCGCCGCCGGTAATTCGGACGCCGGATCGGCATGAGCCAGACTACCGCCGAGCGTCCCCCGATTACGGATAGCCCAATGGCCGATATGGCTTGCCGCCTCCGCCAGAGTCGGCAGGTGAGTCAACACCAAGGGGTGCGTCGCCAATTGCTGATGGCGGACCAACGCCCCAATCTCTAACCCCTGATCGCGTAGGGCAATACGGCCCCATTCGTCCGCCAAGCCGTTGATATCGACCAACACCGAAGGCCGGCTGAGGCGAAAGTTCATGAGCGGAATTAAACTTTGGCCGCCCGCCAGCACTTTCGCGTCAGGGTGACGCTGTAAAACCTGAATCGCCTCGTCCATCGACGAGACCCGCACATAACGAAACGGTGCCGGCTTCATCATCTGCCTCCTTGTTCCTGTCTCTTAATGAAACCCCAACTCGCGACTAATCGCGATTAACTGGCTCGGACGCACGCCGGCGGTCAACCGACTCCAGTAATGTTTCGCCACTTTGAGGGCCCGGGTTTTGGGCTCAAAACCGGGAGTGGCCTTTAACGGATTAATCCAAATAATCCGCGCCACTTGGGCCCTTAACGTCCGTAGCGCCCCCTCCAACCGTTCGGGAGACCCGGTATCCCAGCCGTCGGAGATAATGACCACGGTGGTTCGCGGTCGTATCCAGTCGCCGCCATATTGTTGAATCCACAGGGCCAACGAATCGCCGATGGCCGTCCCGCTACCATACGTTGTCATTTGGGCCTCTAAAGCCCTTTGCGCCAAGTAGGGGGGTAATTCAAATGCCGGAGTGACGTCGTCGAGGCCTGTCCCGAACATAAACACCCCGATGCGCCCCGCACCCGTCTGCACCAACCGATAGACCCATGGCCAATAATGCGGGACATAGGTGGCCATGGAGCCCGAAACGTCCCACAACATCACCACCGGGGCTAAACGACGCGGACTCCGCATACGCCGAAAGCGAGGATCGGCCGCCTCGGTGCGCGCCCAACGGGTGACGGTCCGCCGCCAATCGGGATCGGCCAAGGCACCCAAGCGCCTCCCGTGACGACTGGGAACGGTGACTTGCACCGCCTGCATCGGTCGTAAACGCCGAGTCCAGTGCCCCTTGTCTGCAAGCCAGGTAATCGAATCGCCGTGAGCCGGCGACAAACTGGCACCCGCCGTGCCTACGGATTCCGGTGAACCCGGCGGGGCGTCGGGCCGGTCGCCCTGAGGAGATACGCGAGCCTGCGGGGGAGACTCCTCCGCCGACCGGGCATTTCACGTCGGGTCGGCATCCACCAGGTCGTCGATCCGCCCGCTGACCGTTTCCAGGTCCCAGGCGTCCTTAATCACCAGCCCTAGCGTGTTTTGAATCCACGCCCGGTCCCATTGCCCCGGATGCATGATGGTCCAAGCGCGAGCCCAATCCAACGTCTCCGCCAGACCGGGCGGTTTGACCAAATCCCATTGACGAAGACACCGCACCGCATTCACCAGCCGCTCTAAAATTCCCCGGTCCAATGAAGGCAGCGCCGTTTCCACGATGGCGATTTCCCGCTCTCGTTCCGGCCAATCCACATAAAGATAAAGGCACCGCCGACGAAGGGCGTCCGACAACGGCCGCTGCCGGTTGGAGGTCAAAATCGTTAGCGGTGACGCCGCCGCTTTAATGGTTCCCAGCTCAGGAATAGAAATTTGAAATTCACTCAGATATTCCAGCAAGAGGGCCTCAAATGCTTCATCGGCCCGGTCGACCTCGTCGATGAGCAACACCGTTTCGGGTGTCTCTACGGCCTTCAATAAGGGGCGGGCCAAGAGAAAGCGCCGCGAAAAAGGATCGGTCGCCTGGCCTTGCTGCAAGGCCACCCATTGTTGATGGTAGTTCCAATCATACAACGCTTCATCCGCCGTCAATCCCTCATAACAGCTGAGTCGCACCAAAGGGCGCTTTAGCGCCGCCGCCAGCGCTTCGGCCAACGCGGTTTTTCCGCTCCCGGCGGGCCCCTCCAAGAGCAACGGTCGCCCCATCTCCATCGCTAGACCCGCCATCAGGGCAATTTGATCGTTGGCCACATATCCCCCCTGGCGCAATAATCTCTGGAAGCGATCGCTAAGCCGGTTGGTCATGTAATGGTTTTTACGCCTCCTGATCCCCCGATGTCGCCACATCGGTTGTCGCTTGGGGAAAAATTCGGGCCAGATGGCCACGCCGCCGAAAGGGGGTGCAACTGGCGCCCGGTGATAGCGGTACCAGCCAAATCATACCGCATTTGGTCGCCGGAAGGAAACCGGAGCCCCCTAACAAAAATGGCCCCGCCCAGGGACCACCTTGCCCACGACGTTCTCCCGCCTACGGAAAAACCCGCCCTCGACGTTGGCGCCGATGCTGTAGCCGGGTACGACGCGCTTCGGTGAGGTAACGGAGACCGGGGGGATACATTTTGACCAGCGTGGCTTGGGGAATCATGACCTGCAAGTTGCCGCACAAGGTACACTGCTTGCCACGGACGATAACGACCGAAAAAGGACCGCTTTCTACCGTTAAAGGACCCGTCAACACCACATCCTCAGATCCACAGGTGGGGCAGCGTTCATCCATGGAAAATCCTCCTCACGTTTGCGATTACCAGATCCTTTCTCTTCCCGGATCGAATTTCCTTCCGGTTATGCACACCTCGTCCACAGTTTTTTCACACGGTTATCCCCAATATATCCACAATTTCCGACAACCCCGTCGAAACGCGCTAGCACGTGAAATCGCTTCAAATCGGGCGATAAATCATCTATCGGCCGGAGCCTCGCCCAAGTTATCCACAGAATTTAGGCTGGCCCCCGATGAATACCTCCGTCGATATCCACACTCGTGCCGGTAATCATGCCGGCTTCATCCGACAGGAGAAACCGAATAAGCCGAGCAATGTCTTCGGGCCGCGTTAAGCGGCCTCGTGGAGTCTGCCGCATGCGCACCAAGGCTTGATCCGGAGAAATCTGATCCAAGCGGGCATAACCCTCGGCCATCTGCAGTAAAAGGGCAGTCTCTGTCGCCCCGGGATTGACATTGACGACCCGAATCTGCCATGGGGCGACTTCGTCAGCCAGAATTTTGGTCAGTCCGCGTAAAGCCCCATTAATCGTCGTGGCCGCCGCCAAGCGAGGGTTCGGATCTTTCCCGGTGACTCCCGCCACATTCACGATGGCGCCTCCGCCAACCTGGCGTAGATACGGCACCACTGCCCGCATGAGACTTAAATAGCCCCAAAACTTAACGGTAAAATCCTCTTGCCACCGGCGCCAGTCCAAGCCTAAAGGCGTTCCCACGCTCGCCCCGCCGGCACAATTAACCAGACCCGTAATCCGGCCATATTGCTGAAAAGCCGCCCGACACACCGCCTCCCCGTCTTCCGGGCAGCCGGTCAATGTATGCGCTAGACCGTGGGCTTCGCCAGGCCCGTTTTGACTTAAGGTCGCCGCGGCGTTTGCCGTCGCGACCGGATCCCGGGCCACGAGGAGCACCCGAGCGCCCGCGCCGACCAGACAACGGGCCGTCTCATAGCCGATCCCGCGACTGCCCCCGGTCACGATAATGACTTGATCGTTCCATACCGTCATCGCTGTCCCCCCGTACAACGTATGCAGGCGGGCAGGCAAAACATTCCCCGGGGAATAAGGGCTGTCTCAAAAGAATCGAAGAAGAGAGAGGGACGACGCCTCTTGAGTGGGGCCCTATCCCGTTCCCAAGGAATCCCAGGTCGAATCGGACCGGTCATCCCGATCCGATATGCCGATCCTAAATCGAGAAGGGCTTTACGAAATCCGTTTAGGCGTCTCGTCGATTGAGGCAGCACACCCCATTTGGGGTCGACGGCCACCGGGCGGGTATAACGCCTGTCCCGCCGGCATTCCGATGACCGTTCCCCTTGAAGAGGCCGAACGAAGGAGAGGATACCTCTAAACCCGAACCCAAGGGCGCTTTGGAGAGGGCGAGGGTTAAAAAACAGGCCGCTCTCGCCATCCGCCAAACACGGATTTCATCGCGGCCACAATTTCCCCTTCGGTTGCTCCGGCTCGCACACATTCGATAATTTGCGGCATCAACGCAGCCGCCGGATCCTGGCAACGACGGGTAAGTTCGGCCAACGTTTCGTCGACAAGAGCGGCATTGCGGGTATGACGCCATTGACGAACCCGTTCACGCTGCTCTTGTTCCACGCGCGGATCAATTTTCAAAATCGGGATCTTTTCGGTTTCCTCCTCCACGAAGGCGTTCACGCCCACCACAATTTTTTCGTGATTTTCCAGTTCTTTTTGGTACCGGTAGGAGGCTTCGGCAATTTCCCGTTGAAAGAATCCGTTTTCAATTCCCGCCAATACGCCGCCGATCGCATCGATGCGCTCAAAGTACTCTTCGGCTTGCCGTTCCAATTCGTCTGTCAGAGCCTCCACGAAATACGACCCGGCCAACGGATCGACGGTATTGGTGACCCCCGTTTCATAGGCAATGATTTGCTGGGTGCGCAAGGCAATTTTAACCGCCTTTTCGGTCGGCAGGGATAAGACTTCGTCCATCGAGTTGGTATGCAGGGACTGCGTGCCGCCCAATACCGCCGCCATCGCTTCAAACGCGGTACGCACAATGTTATTTTCCGGTTGCTGAGCGGTCAGCGAACACCCCGCCGTCTGGGTATGAAACCGCATCATCCACGACCGAGGATTTTTGGCCCCGTATTTTTCTTTGAGATGACGGGCCCAAATTCGCCGGGCGGCCCGGAACTTGGCAATCTCCTCAAAGAAATCGATGTGCGAGTTGAAGAAAAACGAAAGACGGGGAGCAAACGCATCAACATCCAGGCCGGCTTGAATGCCGGCTTCCACATAGGCAAATCCGTCGGCCAACGTGAACGCCAATTCCTGTGCCGCCGTCGCGCCCGCTTCCCGAATATGATAGCCGCTGATACTGATGGAATTCCATTGGGGTACCTCATGCGTCGCAAACGCCATCATATCGGTAATGACCCGCATGGACGCTTGAGGCGGGAAGATCCATTCTTTTTGGGCAATATATTCTTTTAAAATATCGGCCTGTAGCGTGCCCCGCAAACGATCCCAGGAGACGCCTTGACGTTCGGCCGCCACTAAATACATCGCCCAAATAATCGGCGCCGGTCCGTTAATGGTCATGGACGTCGAGACTTGATCGAGGGGAATTCCTTCAAAAAGCCGTTCCATATCCTCGATGGAATCGATGGCTACCCCTTCACGCCCGACTTCTCCCAAGCTGTGGGGATCGTCGGAGTCATATCCCATCAAGGTTGGCATATCAAACGCCACCGACAAACCGG contains:
- a CDS encoding methylmalonyl-CoA mutase (PFAM: Methylmalonyl-CoA mutase~TIGRFAM: methylmalonyl-CoA mutase N-terminal domain~COGs: COG1884 Methylmalonyl-CoA mutase N-terminal domain/subunit~InterPro IPR006099:IPR006098~KEGG: dsy:DSY1563 hypothetical protein~PFAM: Methylmalonyl-CoA mutase, alpha/beta chain, catalytic~PRIAM: Methylmalonyl-CoA mutase~SPTR: Methylmalonyl-CoA mutase, large subunit;~TIGRFAM: Methylmalonyl-CoA mutase, alpha chain, catalytic), which codes for MAIEYDNQRTHSAAPPDARDPYQGHRQFLTLSDVPIKEVYGPEDLPSWDRIGQPGAYPYTRGIHANMYRGRLWTMRQFAGFGTARETNERFHYLLEQGQTGLSVAFDMPTLMGYDSDDPHSLGEVGREGVAIDSIEDMERLFEGIPLDQVSTSMTINGPAPIIWAMYLVAAERQGVSWDRLRGTLQADILKEYIAQKEWIFPPQASMRVITDMMAFATHEVPQWNSISISGYHIREAGATAAQELAFTLADGFAYVEAGIQAGLDVDAFAPRLSFFFNSHIDFFEEIAKFRAARRIWARHLKEKYGAKNPRSWMMRFHTQTAGCSLTAQQPENNIVRTAFEAMAAVLGGTQSLHTNSMDEVLSLPTEKAVKIALRTQQIIAYETGVTNTVDPLAGSYFVEALTDELERQAEEYFERIDAIGGVLAGIENGFFQREIAEASYRYQKELENHEKIVVGVNAFVEEETEKIPILKIDPRVEQEQRERVRQWRHTRNAALVDETLAELTRRCQDPAAALMPQIIECVRAGATEGEIVAAMKSVFGGWRERPVF
- a CDS encoding short-chain dehydrogenase/reductase SDR (PFAM: short chain dehydrogenase~COGs: COG1028 Dehydrogenase with different specificities (related to short-chain alcohol dehydrogenase)~InterPro IPR002198~KEGG: npu:Npun_F6052 short-chain dehydrogenase/reductase SDR~PFAM: Short-chain dehydrogenase/reductase SDR~SPTR: Short-chain dehydrogenase/reductase SDR); its protein translation is MTVWNDQVIIVTGGSRGIGYETARCLVGAGARVLLVARDPVATANAAATLSQNGPGEAHGLAHTLTGCPEDGEAVCRAAFQQYGRITGLVNCAGGASVGTPLGLDWRRWQEDFTVKFWGYLSLMRAVVPYLRQVGGGAIVNVAGVTGKDPNPRLAAATTINGALRGLTKILADEVAPWQIRVVNVNPGATETALLLQMAEGYARLDQISPDQALVRMRQTPRGRLTRPEDIARLIRFLLSDEAGMITGTSVDIDGGIHRGPA